A window of the Pyrodictium abyssi genome harbors these coding sequences:
- a CDS encoding fumarate hydratase, with amino-acid sequence MAGLEGRLRGFFVELIRVAVTRLPRDVYEALERALEAEDSPVARRQLEAMLENARLAARLGRPLCQDTGTPLFYLRVGDGFPLRSRLYDVAAEAVREATRAVPLRPNAVDPLRGVNSGDNTGRYVPWVEVELVPGDGLEAVFVAKGGGSEAPTRLAMALPLRGLRAVRETVLRAVAEAGPKPCPPFVVGVGIAAGGDQALALAKRAALLRPLGSRHPDPEAARLEEELLEEVNRLGLGPHGFGGRVTALGLHIEYGFRHPATYAVGVVFSCWALRRASGVFGPDGSWRITSEHI; translated from the coding sequence GTGGCTGGGCTGGAGGGTAGGCTGCGGGGCTTCTTTGTGGAGCTTATCCGTGTCGCGGTTACCCGGCTCCCGCGGGACGTGTACGAGGCGTTGGAGAGGGCGCTGGAGGCAGAGGATAGCCCGGTGGCCAGGCGGCAGCTTGAGGCTATGCTGGAGAATGCGAGGCTTGCTGCCCGGCTTGGGAGGCCGTTGTGCCAGGACACAGGGACGCCGTTGTTCTACCTTAGGGTGGGGGACGGGTTTCCGCTCCGTAGCAGGCTCTACGACGTAGCTGCTGAGGCTGTGAGGGAGGCTACCAGGGCTGTGCCGCTGCGGCCTAACGCTGTGGACCCGCTGAGGGGCGTGAATAGCGGCGACAATACTGGCCGCTACGTGCCCTGGGTGGAGGTCGAGCTCGTCCCCGGCGACGGGCTGGAGGCTGTGTTCGTGGCGAAGGGCGGGGGGAGCGAGGCGCCGACGCGGCTCGCTATGGCGCTGCCGCTGAGGGGGCTACGGGCGGTGCGCGAGACGGTGCTCCGGGCTGTGGCCGAGGCTGGGCCTAAGCCGTGCCCGCCCTTCGTGGTGGGCGTGGGCATTGCTGCTGGGGGCGACCAGGCTCTCGCCCTGGCTAAGCGGGCTGCGCTGCTGAGGCCCCTGGGCTCGCGGCACCCGGATCCGGAGGCTGCGCGGCTGGAGGAGGAGCTGCTCGAGGAGGTGAACCGGCTGGGGCTGGGGCCCCACGGCTTCGGGGGCCGGGTGACCGCGCTAGGCCTCCACATCGAGTACGGGTTCCGCCACCCCGCGACCTACGCTGTCGGGGTGGTGTTTAGCTGCTGGGCGCTCCGCCGCGCCAGCGGCGTCTTCGGGCCGGACGGCTCGTGGAGGATAACCTCGGAGCACATCTAG